In Nocardia sp. NBC_00403, the DNA window CAGGATCGCGGGCATCGCGGGCGCGAAGAAGACCTCGGAACTCATCCCGCTCTGCCATCAGCTCGCGCTCTCGTCGGTCAAGGTGGAGTTCGCATTCACCGACACCACCATCACGATCGAGGCCACCGCGAAGACCAAAGGCCCCACCGGCGTCGAGATGGAGGCCCTCACTGCGGTCGCCGTCGCCGGGCTCACCCTGCACGACATGGTGAAGGCAGTCGACCCCGCCGCGACCCTCAACGGCGTGCGACTGCTCACCAAAGAAGGTGGGAAGCACGGACATTGGGTACGTGCCGATGACGAAGCGGCGCAATCCCGTGCGGCAGGACCGGTTCCGCCCGCTGAAAGCGACCTGCAGCAGGTGTCCAGCAGAGCCCACGCGACAGAGATTCCGAGTGACACAGCGCAGCAAGCTATTTCGGATGCCGAGCCTCGCTCGGCCGTGGTAGTGGTCGCCTCGACCGGCGTCGCGGCGGGCAGCCGAATCGACACCACCGGGCCCGTACTCACGCAATGGCTCACCGAACTCGGCTTCGCGGTACGCGGACCGCTGGTCTACGCCGACGCCGAAATCGCCGTCGGCCTCGCCGACGCGCTGCGTCTCGCGCCGGCGCTGGTGATCACCACCGGTGGAACCGGCGCCTCCCCCACCGATGCGACGCCGGAGGCGACGCTGGCCGTCATCGATCGCGAGCTCCCCGGCGTCGCCGAGGCGATCAGGCAGCGCGGCACCGCGAAATTCCCCCTCGCCGCGCTCAGTCGCGGCGTCGCGGGATTGGCGGGCCGCTCGGTGATCGCGAACCTGCCCGGTTCGCCCGGCGGAGTGAAAGACGGTATGGCGGTGCTCGAGCCGCTATTGGATCATCTGCTCGCGCAAGTAGCAGGAGGCGGCAGCCATGACAACCAGTGAACACGCGGCCGTGCGCCTCGCGGCCATCAGCGATCAGCCGCTGAATCCCGCGGAGGTCGAGGCGGCGGTCACCGGACCCGAGCACGGGGCCGTCGTGGTGTTCACCGGCAAGGTCCGCAATCACGATGGCGGACAAGCCGTTTCCGCGCTGGAATACTCGGCCCATCCCGAAGCCGAACGGTTCCTGCGGAACTGCTGCACCGAACTGGCCGCATCCTCCGGCCTTCCGGTCGCCGCCGTGCACCGCATCGGTGCACTGACCGTCGGCGATCTCGCGATCGTCGTCGCAGTCGCGGCGCCGCACCGCGCCGAGGCGTTCGCCGCCTGTGCGGAATTAGTGGACCGGATCAAACACGAGGTACCGATCTGGAAGCGCCAGTTATTTGCCGACGGCCTATCGGAATGGGTCAACGCCTGCGGGTAAGCGGTCCCGGATTTACCTCTTCGTCATGCGATTGGCGATGCCGAATCAACATGCCGGCGATAGCGTTTCCACTGTGGGTGACGCTGCGACAGCAGGAACTAGATAACAGACGTATTCGACGCTGGATTTGTTCGGGCGAATGAGGTTGGCACCCAGCATCCCAACCTTTCCAACCCTTCGAGGGAGCCGGGGCGGCGGATGACGTTTCGTCAGCCTGGTCGACAAGTCGGCGCGGGCGTTGACGGAATTTCATCCACGATGAACATCGAGGGGTTGGGTTGACGCTGACGCCTTCCATCTCGGGCGGACCGGGGGTATGCGGGGCGGATGAGGAATACGGCCCGGCAGACATCCGCTCTGTGCAGTTCTTGCTCTCAGCGTTCCTGCGGAAGCGAAACATGGGAGTTGAGAGCAAGATCGGCGCGTGTCCGGGCGTCGGCGGACCAGTGCGCGGCGTTCCACTGGTCGGCGATGACGGCGGCCCTGGCGAAGTGGGCGGCGGCCTCGTCGCCTCGGCTCGGGCCGAGCGCCTCGTGGAGAGCGCGCACGTCGGCCAGGTGGTCGCCGAGCGTGCCGTCGTTGAGCCAGGTCGCCGCCAGCGCGAGGCGGAGGAAGCCCGCGGCGTGCACCGATCCGGCGCGTTCCATGCGTTCGGTGGCCTCGGCGTAGAGGCGCTCGGCGTCGGCGAACCGGCCCTCGATGAGCACCAGCGACGCCAGCGCGATCTCGGCGGCGCCGGTCGCCTCCGGCATCCGGTAGGCGCGGGCGAGGTCGAGCACCTCCCCGGTCAGGCGGCGCATGGTCGCCGGGTCGTTGGCCGCAGCGGCGTTCGCGGCCTGGTTGAGCAGCCCTGTCACGCGGTAGACGGGCAGGTCGTGCTCGACACCGATCTCCACCAGCTCACGGGAGTACTCCTCCCGCCCGGATTCGCGCGCGAGGACCAGCAGCGCCGCGGCCCGGAGACGGGGAGCGGTGGCGAGGTCAAGCGCTTCCCGCGCCGCCGCCACGACTGTCGGATCGCCCTCGCCCACCAGCTCGTGGGCGTACGCGATGAGGAGGTGGGACCGCACGTCGGGAGCGAGGCCGGGCCGCTCGAGCAGGCGGTTGAGGCGGTCGACGATGGGACGGTCGACCATGCCGTAGGTGCGGGCCTGCCAGGGGGTGGGTTCGGTCCAGGCGGTGAACGCGGCGATCATCAGGTCGTCGCGCCCGATCGAGTCGGCGTACTCCACGGCCTGCTCGCGCGTGTCCCTGGCCGCAGCGATGGCCCCGGCCCTGACCTGCGCGCGCAGCAGCCTGCCGAGCAGGCCGACGCGCTCGTCCGGTTCGGTGGAGTTGGTGACGGCGTCGGTGAGGAGCGCGGCCGCCACGTCGTGGGCGTAGCGTGCCTCGGCCAGCTCGGCGGCCCGCACGCAATAGCCGACGGCCTTCGGTGATCCCGCTCGCGCATAGTGGTGGGCGAGTGCCGCGACGTCGCTGGTGCCCTCCAGGGCCGCGGCGATCCGGGCGTGCATCCTGGTGGTCCGCACCCGGCTGACATCGGTGACCAGCGTGTCCCTGACCAGCGCGTGAACGAACCGGACACGCCCGGGCCCTGGCTCGTCGAGCAATCCGGCGATGACGCCCGCATCCAGCGCGTCGAGCACGCCGTCCTCGTCGGTGTCGGCGGCCTGTACGAGCACCTCCACCGAGCTTTCCCTGCCGGCCACCGCCGCCAGCCGCAGGACGGACACGCCGCTCTCGGGCAGCCGTGCGAGCCGACGCCGCAGCACGTCCCGTACGCCCTCGGGGACCTCGGAGAGCGCGATCAGCGCGCCCTCGCCGTTGAGCAGCCGCGCGCTCTCCCGCACATAGAACGGGTTGCCGCCGGTCCGCTCGGCGATCCCGGCCACGGTCGCGTCATTGGCCTCGCACTCGGCGCGTACGAGCTCCGCGACGGCGTCGCGATCGAGTCCGGGCAGGTCCAGCCGGAGGGGCGCGGTGCGGGCGAGGGACCCGAGCGTTGCGGTGAGGCGCTCGCTTTCGTCCACGCGGTACGCCGCGACGAGCAAGATTGGGGCCCGCGCGTCGACGCCGCCGCCGAGCAGTTCCAGCGTGGCGGCGTCCGCCCAGTGCAGGTCGTCCAGAACGACGGCGACCGGACGGTCGTCGGCGGCCGCCGAGAGCCAATTCCACACGGCCTGCCGCAGCCGGAACCGCCCGGCCGCCGCGTCACCGTTCACCGTCGCGGAGTCGGAGAGCAGTGGCGCCAGGTCGTCCGCGAACTCCCCCGGCGGAACGCTCACGGCCACCTTTCGCAGGGCCTCGACCCACGCCCACGCGGGCGGGGCGCTGTCCACGTCGGGACAGCGTCCGGCGGCCACGAGCCACCCGTCCTGTCCGAGTCGCGCGCCGAGGTGCTCCAGCAGCGTCGACTTACCCAGGCCCGCCTCCCCGGTGACGAGCGCGACACGTGCCCCATCAGCGACGGCCTCCCCGGCGGCTGCCATCAGCGCCGAAAGCTCGCTCTCCCGCCCCACGAACGTTGTCGCGCCGGACTGGTTGTTCGGGGGCGGCGGCACGGTGGCCAGGGACCGGGGTGTAACTGCAAGGGGCGGGGGGACGGCCGCGCGGAGGACGTCCGTGCGTTGGGTGAGGATCGCCGCTTCCAGGGCCACGAGGTCCGGGCTGGGGTCGAGGCCCAGCTCGTCGGCGAAGGTGGCGCGGGCGCGGCGGAGCGCGGTCAGGGCGTCGGCCTGGCGGCCGCTGCTCCACAGCGCGAGGGCGTGCAGGCGCCAGCCCTCCTCGCGCAGGGGATCGTCGCGAGTGAGGCTCTCCGTCTCGGGCACCACCGTCGCGGGATGGCCGAGCCGCAGGCCCGCCGCGATGTGCAGTTCGCGGGCGACCAGACGCAGCTCGTTCAGCCGGGCGGTCTCGGCGACCACCCACGGCTCGTCGGCGAATTCGGCGAACGCGGGTCCCCGCCACAGCGCCAGCGCCTCGTCCAGCCGGGCGCGGGCGTCACGGGGATCGGCGAGCGTGCGGGCCTGGTCGAGCAGCTGCTCGAAGCGCCATGCGTCCACCGCCTCCTGCGGCAGCCGCAATGCGTAGCCGGGCGACGCGCTCACCAGCAGGCGGGCCGGGGTGCGCGGCGGGCGGGCGGGTTCCAGCAGGCGGCGCAGGTTGGACACGTACGCCTGCAACGACGCCAGGGCGCGCGCGGGCGGTTCGCCGCGCCACAGGTCCTCGACCCCGCCGCCGCTGGCGAGCGCGTGTCCGCAGCGAGCCGCGTCCGCCGTGGCCGACGTGCCCGCGGACGGGAATGTATCGCCGAATGTGGTGGCGCGCAGACATGAACTCAGTGCGGCGTGTAGCGCCAGACGCCGAGCATGGTCTGTGGGTCGAGCGGCTCCGCGGCCGTGTGCACCGTCTCACGCAATCGCCGTAGCGCCGTCTCGGTGGGCAGCCCCGCGCCGATGAGCACCAACTGGGTGGTGCGCGGCTCGCCGCGACGCCAGTTGTCCGGTTCGAACACGATGTGGTTGCCCACCATGTGCAGGACGAACTTCCGGCGCTCCGCGGCGACGCCGAACGCGGCGAAGCCCTTCGCGCGGAACAGGCCGGGCGGCGGGTCCTCCAGGAAGCCGATGAGGCCGCGGGGGTCCAGTTCCCGTTCGCTGGTGAAGCTCACACTGGTGTAGTCGTCGTGCAGATGCCGGTGGTCGTCGTGCGCGTCGTGGTCGTGGTCGTGGTCGAAAAGCAACTCGTCGAAGCTCAATTGCTCGGCGACGCGCGGCGCTTCGCGCATCGGCTCGTCGAACAGCAGCCCGGGATCGATGCGGCCGTGGGTGGTCGCGTATACCGGCACCTGCCCGATCTGCTCGGCGATCTCCTGCCGCAACCGCTCCAGGTCCGCCCGTGGCACCCGATCGGCTTTGTTGACCACGACCAGATCGGCGAGCCGCAGATGTGCGGCGAGTTCGGGGTGTTGTGCCCGGCTGGCCGGAAACTGTTCGGCATCGACGACCTCGACGAGCCCGCCGTACCGGATACGCGCGTTCTCACTGCCGACCACCATCCGAATGAGGTTGCGCGGTTCGGCGAGACCGCTGGCCTCGACCACGATCACATCGATCCGGGCGCGCGGCTCCGCCAGCCGGGTGAACAGTTCGTCGAGCTCGCTGACGTCCACCGCACAGCAGACACATCCGTTGCCGAGCGACACCATCGCGTCGACCTGTCCGGCGACCAACATCGAATCGATATTGATAGCGCCGAAGTCGTTGACCACCACGCCGATCCGCGTGCCCCGATTGTTGCGTAGCAGGTGGTTGAGCAGCGTCGTCTTCCCGGATCCGAGGAATCCGGCGACGATCAGAACTGGAATCCGGTCAGCCACCCGGCTCACCTTAGTGCGCGCCCGCAACACATCACCGCACGACCGAACGCCACCCCCGGCAAGTGGCGGGGGTGGCGTTCGGCTGCGGTATGCGGACTATTTGGACGGGCCGAGCAGCGCACTGGCCAGGGTGTAGGCCAGGTTGATCAGCTCCGAGGTGACCGCCGTGTTGTCCATACCGAGCGACCTGGCCAGCGGAAGCAGCATCTGCATGACCGTGCCGACGAGCCCGCTCATCGAGGTGGTGGCACCTGGCGCTGTCTTGCCGGGCGCGGTGCCCTGCGCTTGTGGCGCGGTCGGTGACTGCGGCGATGTCTGCGACTGCAGCGAACCAGGAACGGCCTGTGGTGCGTTCGGCACAAGTGCGGGCCGTATCTTCCGTACCCTTGGGTTGGCCTGAGCCTGCGGTGCGGCTTGAGCCTGCGGTGCGGCCTGAGCCTGCGGTGCGGCTTGAGCCTGCGGTGCGGCTTGAGCCTGCGGTGCGGCCTGAGCCTGCGGTGCGGCCTGAGCCTGCGGTGCGGCCTGAGCCTGCGGTACGGCCTGAGCCTGCGGTACGGCCTGAGCCTGCGGTACGGCCTGAGCCTGCGGTACGGCCTGAGCCTGCGGTACGGCCTGAGCCTGCGGTACGGCCTGAGCCTGCGGTACGGCCTGAGCCTGCGGTACGGCCTGAGCCTGCGGTACGGCCTGAGCCTGCGGTACGGCCTGAGCCTGCGGTGCAGCCTGAGCTTCCGGCGCGGACTGCGGCACCGCTTCGACCTTCGGCGCGGATTGCACATGCGGCGTGCTCGGCGAGAGCACCGCGGCCGGACGATCGACGGCCGAGCCCGTCTGCCCCACCGGCGACGGCGCACCGAGCAGATAGCCGACCAATCCGGTGGTGATGGTGATGGCGTGCTTCAGCTGCCCGTCCGAACTCTCCAGCAGCGCAGCATCTTCGGTATTGCCGCCGTTGCCCATCTCGACGAACACATCGGGCACCGTGGTCAGCGCGGGACCCGCCACGTCCGCGCGGGTCTGCAGACCATCCTGCACACCCGCGTAGGCGGCGGAGGGGAAACCCTCCTTCAAGTACGCGTCGCGCACCGACTTCGAGGCTGCCAGACCCGGGCCCGCCTGGACTTGATCCGCCTTCGCGTCGGGAATCGGCAACTCCGGAATGATTACGTGGAAGCCACGGAACTGCGCGGGGGCGCTGTCGGCGTGGATGCTCACCGCGACATCGGCGCCGGATTGATTGGCGGCCTTCGCCCGTTCGTCGACACAGCCGCCCCAGCCGGTGTCGTCCTGACGGCTGAGCACCACCCGCGCGCCGAGACTCTCCAGCGAGGTTTTCACCAGCTGCGCCACGTTCCAGTTGATGGTGTGCTCAGGTATGCCGTTCACCGTGGTCATGCCGGTGGTCTGGCAATCCTTGGTGCTGCCGCGGCCGTTGTCCACCTGCCGCGCCAAGTTTTCCGAGTGATTCGGCCCCTGATGGCCCGGGTCGAGAAATACCGTCTTGCCTGCGAGCTTGTTGGCCATTTCCGGTGACACCGGATCGGCGTGTGCGGTGACCGGGACCAGCCCGGAGAGCGTCACTGCCACCGTCGCGGTGACGGCGCTGCAGAAACCGGCCTTGATGATGCTTGGCTTCATGTTCGGTCGGCGCTCCGGAATGGAGCGCCCCTCCCTTCCCACTAGTAACACCAAACCCAGTGGTTTACTCTTGCAACGCCAGCGCCAGCAAAGCAAGCTCCGTTACCGAAATGTGACCATAGCGGCAGGCAATCGCACCTGATCAGACCGCCGCAACCAGGCCGAGCCGCGACCGCGAGAACTCGCACAGCGCCCGCTCAGGCAACGATCGGCAACCGCCGCAGCGAGCGCAAGGCATAGTGCACCCGAGTCTTGACCGTGCCGACCGGTACGCCGATGTCGTCGGCCACGTCCTGATACGCCCGGTCGCGCAGGATCACCTCCACCACCGCCTCACGCTGCGACTCGGGCAGCCGCGAGAGCAATTGCGCAACCAGCAGCCCATCGACAATGCCCTCGGAGAAGTCGGGGTCGGCGTAGCGGATATCGCTGAGCTCCGCGACCTCGTCCCATCCGGTGTCGCCGGGACGGGCCGCGCGGGCACGGCCGATATCGATCATCACGTTGCGCTGGATCGCGAGCAGCCAGGTGCGAACAGTGCCTTTACCCGCGTCGAACTGGGCACATGAACGCCACGCCCGCAGCAGCGTCTCCTGGACGGCCTGTTCGGCAAGGCCGGAGTCGCCGAGTCCGCGCATCGCCCGCCAGTGCAGCAGCGCTCGATCCGCGGTCAATATCGTGGCAATGCCGTCATTCGTACACAGCCGCGCACAACGGTCCCCACAGACGGGGCGCCGGTCCGCGATACCGGTGACCGGGCGAATACTTCTCATACAACAGATATCGCGGCGACGACGCCGAGTGACAACGCCCGTCGCATGTGGATTCCGCGCAATTCCGCCGTCACCGGGTGATGTGCAGAGTGGTTGTCGCCGTGATGGAAATCTCCGATTCAACCGAAATCCATCACCGACTCTGGTAGATCTTGCCCAGGAGATTCGGGGATCCCCGCAGGTCAGCTGCTCACGGGCGGCGAGAGCACGATTCGAGGAGAAATCGCCATACGTGCAAGCACGCTCATGATCGCAGGAGCCATGGCCTCTGCGGTGACACTGCTGGGCTCGGGCACCGCCGCCGCCGCTCCAGCCACCACCATGCCCAGGGACGGCCTCTACCTGGTCGGCGTCGACATTCTTCCCGGCATCTGGGAGGCCCCCGGCACCCCGGACCAGGCCAACGGCTGCGATTGGCGGCGGTTGCGCAAGGTGGAGGGCGACAACACCGACCAGCACTACATCATCAACAACGACTTCACCCGGCTCACGCCGGTGCGCGCCGAGATCAAAGCTACCGACGTCGCCTTCAAGACCGTGAGCTGCGGCCCATGGCGCATGCTGCCCCAGCAGGCACGGACCGGTTCGTTCGGCGGCTGAACCGGCGCGACCTATCGACGGCCTGTCGACTGGCCTGGCTAGGGTCGGCATCCATGACGAGGAGCAAGATTCTGATCACCGGCGCGAGCGCCGGGCTCGGCGCGGCGATGGCGCGGGACTTCGCGGCCAAGGGACGCAACCTGGCACTGTGCGCGCGGCGAGTCGACGCGCTGGAGTCGTTGCGCGACGAGCTCGTCGCGGCACATCCAGGGATTACAGTCGCGGTCCGCGCGCTGGATGTCGATGATCATGCCGCGGTGCCGCGGGTGTTCGGCGAGCTGCGCGATGAACTCGGCGGCCTCGACCGGGTGATCGTGAATGCGGGCATAGGCAAGGGCGCGGTGATCGGCAGCGGGCGCGCCGACGCCAACCTCGCCACCGCGACAACGAATTTCGTCAGCGCGCTCGCCCAGTCCGAGGCGGCGCTCGAAATCTTCCGCGCGCAGAACACCGGACACCTGGTGCTGGTGTCTTCGATGAGCGCGGTGCGCGGGCTCCCGGGAAAGAAGGCCGCCTACTCGGCGAGCAAGGCGGGACTGGCGGCGCTCGGCGAGGCGCTCGTGGTGGACCTGGCGAAATCACCGATCGCCGTGACGACCCTGCTGCCCGGCTTCATCGCCACCGACATGGCCGCCAAAGCGGGCGATGCCCGGATGGTGGCGCCACTGGACAAGGGCGTTGCGGCGATGGTGAACGCGATCGAGCGAGAAAGGACCCGGGCCTGCGTGCCGGGATGGCCGTGGCGCCTGATCGATCTGGTGTTGCCACGTCTGCCGAGTTCAGTGGTCGCTCGAATCGGCTGAACTACTCCGATACGCCGATGCCCGGCGGGTGACGCCCACTTCCCCGCCGGGCATCGGCGTTGGTGTCACACACGCCTGACCTGCAAGGCACGGTGATGTCGTAATCCCGCCGGAAATCGTCGGCCGCGATCGCTGAACTGGATCGCATGTCCACCGTCCTGGTCTCCCCCGAACCCCGCGCCACGACAATCCGATCGCCGTTGCTGCGCTGGCTCGCGGTCTTCGCTGTCATGCTCGGCATCTTCTCGATCGTCACGACCGAGATCCTGCCGATCGGATTGCTGACCTCGATCGGCACCGACTTCACCATCTCCGACGGCATGGCCGGGCTGATGATGACCATGCCCGGCCTGCTCGCCGCCGTGGCCGCGCCCCTGATCACGGTGGCGGCGGCGCGCATCGACCGCAAGCTGCTGCTGTGCGCCTGCACGCTGCTGCTGGTGCTGGCCAATGCCGTCGCCGCGATCGCGCCCGACTTCTGGCTCGTGCTGGTCTCCCGGGTGCTGATCGGCATCACGATCGGCGGGTACTGGTCGATCGCGGCCGGGCTCGCCGGACGGCTGGTGCCACCGGAGTCGGCTGCCCGCGCAACGGCGGTGATCTTCTCATCGGTTCCGCTGGGTTCAGTGCTCGGC includes these proteins:
- a CDS encoding ATP-binding protein, whose amino-acid sequence is MSNLRRLLEPARPPRTPARLLVSASPGYALRLPQEAVDAWRFEQLLDQARTLADPRDARARLDEALALWRGPAFAEFADEPWVVAETARLNELRLVARELHIAAGLRLGHPATVVPETESLTRDDPLREEGWRLHALALWSSGRQADALTALRRARATFADELGLDPSPDLVALEAAILTQRTDVLRAAVPPPLAVTPRSLATVPPPPNNQSGATTFVGRESELSALMAAAGEAVADGARVALVTGEAGLGKSTLLEHLGARLGQDGWLVAAGRCPDVDSAPPAWAWVEALRKVAVSVPPGEFADDLAPLLSDSATVNGDAAAGRFRLRQAVWNWLSAAADDRPVAVVLDDLHWADAATLELLGGGVDARAPILLVAAYRVDESERLTATLGSLARTAPLRLDLPGLDRDAVAELVRAECEANDATVAGIAERTGGNPFYVRESARLLNGEGALIALSEVPEGVRDVLRRRLARLPESGVSVLRLAAVAGRESSVEVLVQAADTDEDGVLDALDAGVIAGLLDEPGPGRVRFVHALVRDTLVTDVSRVRTTRMHARIAAALEGTSDVAALAHHYARAGSPKAVGYCVRAAELAEARYAHDVAAALLTDAVTNSTEPDERVGLLGRLLRAQVRAGAIAAARDTREQAVEYADSIGRDDLMIAAFTAWTEPTPWQARTYGMVDRPIVDRLNRLLERPGLAPDVRSHLLIAYAHELVGEGDPTVVAAAREALDLATAPRLRAAALLVLARESGREEYSRELVEIGVEHDLPVYRVTGLLNQAANAAAANDPATMRRLTGEVLDLARAYRMPEATGAAEIALASLVLIEGRFADAERLYAEATERMERAGSVHAAGFLRLALAATWLNDGTLGDHLADVRALHEALGPSRGDEAAAHFARAAVIADQWNAAHWSADARTRADLALNSHVSLPQER
- a CDS encoding SDR family oxidoreductase, which gives rise to MTRSKILITGASAGLGAAMARDFAAKGRNLALCARRVDALESLRDELVAAHPGITVAVRALDVDDHAAVPRVFGELRDELGGLDRVIVNAGIGKGAVIGSGRADANLATATTNFVSALAQSEAALEIFRAQNTGHLVLVSSMSAVRGLPGKKAAYSASKAGLAALGEALVVDLAKSPIAVTTLLPGFIATDMAAKAGDARMVAPLDKGVAAMVNAIERERTRACVPGWPWRLIDLVLPRLPSSVVARIG
- a CDS encoding molybdenum cofactor biosynthesis protein MoaE — its product is MTTSEHAAVRLAAISDQPLNPAEVEAAVTGPEHGAVVVFTGKVRNHDGGQAVSALEYSAHPEAERFLRNCCTELAASSGLPVAAVHRIGALTVGDLAIVVAVAAPHRAEAFAACAELVDRIKHEVPIWKRQLFADGLSEWVNACG
- the moaCB gene encoding bifunctional molybdenum cofactor biosynthesis protein MoaC/MoaB; translated protein: MSELSHVDREGRARMVDVSAKADTTRIAVAAGELQTTAEVVALVRADDMPKADVLSTARIAGIAGAKKTSELIPLCHQLALSSVKVEFAFTDTTITIEATAKTKGPTGVEMEALTAVAVAGLTLHDMVKAVDPAATLNGVRLLTKEGGKHGHWVRADDEAAQSRAAGPVPPAESDLQQVSSRAHATEIPSDTAQQAISDAEPRSAVVVVASTGVAAGSRIDTTGPVLTQWLTELGFAVRGPLVYADAEIAVGLADALRLAPALVITTGGTGASPTDATPEATLAVIDRELPGVAEAIRQRGTAKFPLAALSRGVAGLAGRSVIANLPGSPGGVKDGMAVLEPLLDHLLAQVAGGGSHDNQ
- a CDS encoding sigma-70 family RNA polymerase sigma factor, translating into MTADRALLHWRAMRGLGDSGLAEQAVQETLLRAWRSCAQFDAGKGTVRTWLLAIQRNVMIDIGRARAARPGDTGWDEVAELSDIRYADPDFSEGIVDGLLVAQLLSRLPESQREAVVEVILRDRAYQDVADDIGVPVGTVKTRVHYALRSLRRLPIVA
- a CDS encoding N-acetylmuramoyl-L-alanine amidase, encoding MKPSIIKAGFCSAVTATVAVTLSGLVPVTAHADPVSPEMANKLAGKTVFLDPGHQGPNHSENLARQVDNGRGSTKDCQTTGMTTVNGIPEHTINWNVAQLVKTSLESLGARVVLSRQDDTGWGGCVDERAKAANQSGADVAVSIHADSAPAQFRGFHVIIPELPIPDAKADQVQAGPGLAASKSVRDAYLKEGFPSAAYAGVQDGLQTRADVAGPALTTVPDVFVEMGNGGNTEDAALLESSDGQLKHAITITTGLVGYLLGAPSPVGQTGSAVDRPAAVLSPSTPHVQSAPKVEAVPQSAPEAQAAPQAQAVPQAQAVPQAQAVPQAQAVPQAQAVPQAQAVPQAQAVPQAQAVPQAQAVPQAQAVPQAQAAPQAQAAPQAQAAPQAQAAPQAQAAPQAQAAPQAQAAPQAQANPRVRKIRPALVPNAPQAVPGSLQSQTSPQSPTAPQAQGTAPGKTAPGATTSMSGLVGTVMQMLLPLARSLGMDNTAVTSELINLAYTLASALLGPSK
- a CDS encoding CobW family GTP-binding protein yields the protein MADRIPVLIVAGFLGSGKTTLLNHLLRNNRGTRIGVVVNDFGAINIDSMLVAGQVDAMVSLGNGCVCCAVDVSELDELFTRLAEPRARIDVIVVEASGLAEPRNLIRMVVGSENARIRYGGLVEVVDAEQFPASRAQHPELAAHLRLADLVVVNKADRVPRADLERLRQEIAEQIGQVPVYATTHGRIDPGLLFDEPMREAPRVAEQLSFDELLFDHDHDHDAHDDHRHLHDDYTSVSFTSERELDPRGLIGFLEDPPPGLFRAKGFAAFGVAAERRKFVLHMVGNHIVFEPDNWRRGEPRTTQLVLIGAGLPTETALRRLRETVHTAAEPLDPQTMLGVWRYTPH